A genomic region of Prionailurus bengalensis isolate Pbe53 chromosome D1, Fcat_Pben_1.1_paternal_pri, whole genome shotgun sequence contains the following coding sequences:
- the CCDC90B gene encoding coiled-coil domain-containing protein 90B, mitochondrial isoform X2 translates to MWSRSVWRLLCSDGRAGRRVSILGGRFSPALRRDFFTTTTKEGYDMRRVDLTPLEQRKLTFDTHALVQDLETHGFDKAQAETIVSALTTLSNVSLDSIYKEMVTRAQQEITVQQLMAHLDSIRKDMVILEKSEFANLRAENQKMKTELEQVKQQLINETSQIRADNKLDINLERSRVTDMIKKRNLWKQPQNLPKMIPKPEVLFQRPVIKLTLKLLL, encoded by the exons ATGTGGAGTCGCAGTGTTTGGCGGCTCCTGTGCTCTGACGGCCGTGCCGGCCGCCGGGTTTCCATCCTCGGCGGGCGTTTCTCGCCGGCCCTGCGGAGAG actttttcacCACCACAACCAAGGAAGGATATGATATGAGGCGAGTGGACCTAACTCCTTTAGAACAAAGGAAATTAACGTTTGATACCCATGCACTGGTTCAGGATTTGGAAACTCATG GatttgacaaagcacaagcagAAACAATTGTATCAGCATTAACCACTTTATCAAATGTCAGCCTGGATAGTATCTATAAGGAGATGGTCACTCGAGCTCAACag GAAATAACAGTACAACAACTAATGGCTCATTTGGACTCCATCAGGAAAGACATGGTCATCCTAGAGAAAAGTGAATTTGCAAATCTGAGAGCAGAGAACCAG aaaatgaaaactgaattgGAACAAGTTAAGCAGCAACTGATA AATGAAACCAGTCAGATCAGAGCAGACAATAAACTGGACATCAACCTAGAAAGGAGCAGAGTAACTGATATG ATCAAGAAAAGAAACTTATGGAAGCAACCACAGAATTTACCAAAAAT